In Candidatus Defluviilinea gracilis, the genomic window GTTTCCGAACATTCTCTCGTGTTTCGGAAATATCGTCAACGATCAAGACTTTAATTTTGTCGCCTGGTGCCATGAAGGATCAGCCTCTACTGATTGATGATCAACAATTCTCGATTAAGGCTCTGCCGGTACGGTGTCATTCGGTAACACCGGCGGGGTCAAGATATCAACTCGTGGACCGGTGGTATAGGGAAGTTTGGAAGGCAGGGAAATTCCGTACTTCGTCAACAAGTTGGTCAGAGTTGCCGCTTGTGTTTCGATGCGGGAAGTGTCATTCGGGTTGCGCAAGGTCATGGTAATGAGCGCCCCGTTATACATCAGGTAATTCAAATAGATCGAATCCTGAGGGTCAACCATGATGGTAATAATATCCGGCGCCGCTTGAGCCTGGGCTTGAGCAGGAGATGGAGTGGCGTTCGGATCCGCCGAGGGAGCCGCCAACGTGAAATTGCCAAGCTTCATCACAACCTTATCCTGCAAGATCATTTGACACACCATGCGAGGGCGTTGCGCTTCGGATGGAATCACATAAAACGGCTGTTGAAATGTGGGGTCAAGTTCCACCCGCCCCTGAGTTGATAGCTCGCCGCCAGACACAACGGCGGCAGACAGGACCGGCAAGGCATTGGGAGGAAACCCCGTTCCGGTAACGACTGATGTGCGATTGGGCAAAATGGTCTGATAGGCTGGGTCAATATCAATAAATAGTAAACAGGCATTGACGTTGACGTGGGCTCCATCATTGATCCCGTAGCCGGCTGTGGCGAGACGGCTCGTTGGAATCGTGATCGCCACCATGCCCGTCGGGATTTGAACCGCCCAAGCGGGACCGGAAATTTCCACCGGTTTCGATCCAACCATAGACGAGGTAATCACAACGCCTTGCTCCAAGGTGAACCGAGCGGTCTGACCCACCAAATTCGCCTCTTCGCCTGCGGTAAACATAACTTCTGCAACATTTGCCGAGGGAATGGAAAATTTGCCAAGCAAATCTGCCGTAATTTCAGCGCCTTGGGGAATGTTCTGGGCGGCATAGTAGATTTCAGTTACCGCCGTTTGGGTCGCTTGCTGCTGTGTGGCAGGGGCGAGCAAATTAAGGGCAACGAACAAGACTCCCAGCCCCACTACAAGAATTAATACAACGAAGATTAGTAATCGTCCGCGACGCATATTTCAGATCTCCTCTCTTGACTGTTCATCCGTCAAGCTGGTATGTCCATCTTTCCTGTGATTATACAGCATAAACAAGAGGCGATAATGGCAAATTAGTAAAAAAGTAGGACTCTGCCAATGGCAGAGTCCTACTTTTTGACAGGTCAGAGTGGGGTTACGGCAGGGAGTTGTTGATGCTGGAGAAGGTATTGCCGATCTTGGGTCCGAGCAACGTCATGACCGCAATCACAACGATCGCCACAAGAGCAATGATGATGGCATACTCAACCAAACCTTGACCTTTTTCTTTGGGTGCAAATAACATGATGAAATCTCCTTTTGATCTGAAATATTTACCTGAGGCATTCCTCAGTGTTGTTTCTATTGTATTCAGCCTTGGCTAAAAATCAAGATGGAGAGGATGAGAATCGCTTACAATCCTGTTATCTTCACCTAACGACTTTGAAACTTACGATCGCGCCGAAACCGCAAAAGAAACGCGCGCGCCTTTGCCCGGGGAACTGTCGATTTCGAAATTTCCACCCAACATCTCAGCCCGCTCGCGTATCAGTTTCAACCCAAGACTATTATTCTGGAGCGCGCTGTCGGGGTCAAACCCTTTACCATTATCGTCAATACTGACGCGGATTCGATCCTCTCCCAAATCTGTCAGCACTTTCACCTGGGTAGCCTGCCCATGCCGAGCCGAGTTCCCGAGCAGTTCTTGAATTGCGCGGAATAACATAACTTCGAGATAGGGTTGCAGGCGACGTTCATTACCGGTCACGGTGATGGTTATATCAATGCCTGTCTGTTCTCTGTAAGCGTCGGCATAACGACGGAGCGTGGGGACCAGCCCCAAGTCGTCCAACATCATCGGGCGCAACTCAAAGATGAAATTCCTCACCTTCTGGAAGGTGCCCATCGCGGACGATTTCAAATTATTCAATTCATCGCGAGCTTGGTTTGTATCCACATCCATCAGGCGCATTGCGATCTCGGTCTGGAGGATGAAATTCGAGAGCGCTTGCGCGGGTCCGTCGTGTATTTGGCGCGATAAACGCTGGCGTTCGGTTTCCTGCGCATTGACCAGCATTTCGACGCTTGCCATGGGTCCTTTGGATGCCGACCCGGGCGAAGCAGTGACCGCTCCGCCGCCTGCGGTCATTGCGCTTGCCCGTTCAAGCGCAGATTTGAACCGTTCGAGGTGGGTTTTTTCACTTTGGAGTTTTTCCAACTGCCCTCGCATCACAAACAGCCGTTGCTGGGCGTCCAGGGCGGAATCGTAGGCGTTTCGGATTTCCTGCTGGGGCATTTTATCCAATTGGTTCTGGACCTGTTGCAAGTGAGTGGTAATTGCCGCATTCCGCTGGGAAAGTTTGGAGACTTCAACCTGACTTTGCTCGATCATCAAGGTAATCTCACGCAACGCGCGGACTGTTTCGTCAAGTTCAGTTTGAATGTCCAATTCGCCGGCGGGCGATTCCATTTCCACAGACATACATTACTCCTGGGTTTTCTCTTGGTCGAATTGTAACTTAACCCAACCGCGCTTGAGGGCATAGACAACGGCCTGGGTGCGGTCTTCAACGCCGAATTTGCGAAGGATCGAGGTGACATGGTTTTTCACAGTCTGGTGGCTGATCCCCAACATGCCGGCAATTTCCTTGTTGCTCATGCCGCGCACAACACAACTGAGGACTTCCATTTCACGGTCCGATAAAGGATGAAATGGCGCGCCAGGCTCACTGTAGGATCGACGCGTGCCTTCCATCTGTTCGTCGATCCAGTGGTCAAGTTCGCGCCGGTTGAACACATTTCCGCCAACCGCGTACCTCCCCTCGGAAACGGCTCGAATCGTTCGCGCTAACACATCGGGTTCAATATCCTTTGCGCAATATCCAGCCGCGCCTGCGATCATTGCATGGATTGCCTGTTCGACATCGTCATAGCCGGTCAGCAAAACAACACGGGTCGGGATGCGATCGGATGACACGTGATGCGTAACTTGTTGACCATTCAAGCCGGGCATGTTCACATCGAGGATCGCCACATTGGGCTTCAACGACCGAATTTGATCAAGCGCGTCATTCCCATCTGAGGCTTGAGACAAAATCCGAAAATCCCGTTCCAGAGATAACGCATCCACCACCCCCTGCCGAAATAACGGGTGGTCGTCTGCAACGATCAGAGTGATTTCATTCATAATTCAATCCCATGTTTAACTGTGCGCCGGAGTATAGCACAGGTGGAACATGGGGGCAATTTGGCGAGTTTGCGCTTGCATTTCAATATCGTTTTAGCATTCATGATTTCCATTTTAAGACCTGCCGTAGTTGCACTGCGGCGGCAGTACAATTGCCCGCCAACTGCGTAAGTCCTGATTCATTATTTCCATTTTAAGACCAGCATGTGTTCATCGGGGTTTGTAGAGGATAAAGCCCCGCCCGCAACATGGATGATTTCCCGGTTTGCGAGTAGCGCATGATAAAAACCTGGGGGCGCAATCAGGTAATCAACCGACCGCTCGTTGAGATACTCTACCAGCCTAGCTTCATCGCGGATAAACGGGATCACTTCCGGATCAACCAACCCGGCAAGGTCAACAAGCGGATTTGAGACAAAATATCCCATCGCGCCGATATCATGAACGGCGAGGGTGTCGTCGGGTGGGATATTTTGTTTCACCCATTCGGCAGTGGCAACCATTTCACTTTCCACCCAGAGCACATCATCCGCATTTTGCAACCCGCCCAGGATGAAAAACAATACCGAGAACACCGCGACCAGAGTCGTCCACAGAAATTTCAGGCGCAGATTCGATGTTGCCCTCAACGCGAACCCAGCCATGCCTAACAATCCCCACAGGTAAAGGATGGGAAAAGCAGGGATGATGTAACGCCCGTGTTGATAGGGAGGCAACCGCAGGAAATAGATCAAGATATATCCAATAAACCAGATCACCCCAGCCAACGCGCCCCAATTTCGATTCCGAATTGCCCCGCCCACCCACCCTACTGCGCCGGGGAACAAAGCAATGAAAGGGCTCGCAAAAATGGGCGCCAAATAATCGACTAGGCGGTCTTTCAGCGGTTGGTCGAGCCAGGCGGCTTGATACTCCGCTTGCTTGGCGTAGAACGTATTTGGCATTGGGTGACCGGACAGCGCAAGATTGAATAACATATACAGAAGGAACAAAACCCCAAAACCGATCAACGCAGAAACAGCCGATCTGCCGCGCGAGGACCAACTTTTTTCATTGAAGACAATCGTAAATAAAATCGGACCCAGCAATGTCGCTCCATCGGGACGAACCCACACACTGAGACCGGCAAGCAGACCCAACATAGCATAGCGCTTCGCGCCGCCGATGAGAGCTGTTAGAACAAGAAAGATCAACAACGCGTGGAGCAGGGTTTCCATCCCGGAGGTTGCCGACCAGGTGAGATGCCAGGCAAACGCAAAAAAGATTCCCACCCAAGGGACGCGAGGCTGATACCCCGTCAGCAATTTTCGCGCGCTGGCTTCGGCTGAAATGGCGAGCAGGGTTAGCATCAACCATCCGAGAAAAAATGTCCAACCATAGGGAGCCAGGCGCAGTACATATCCGATCGAAAGTAATAACGTCCAAAGTGGCGAGGTGGAACCGGCAGATTGCTCGCCGAGCCGAAACGCCCATTCGCCCTGTTCGGCGAAATTTCTCGCATACGTGAGGTGAATCCACGCGTCATCAAGCGGAAAGCCGACGCGAGCGATCGTCGCGCTCATCAACAAATACAGCCCCACCGCAATGAGCGCCGCGCAGGCGACGATCACGCGCCAATCAAGGGTTGGCTTCGATGAAATAGAGGCGCGCGCCATCGACTTCTCCTACAAAAATAAAATTTGAGTTCCCTTCCGGGATGTCGTATAAATCTTGAATCGCGTCGTACGTGCCACCCTTCTCAAGGACAAGATATCGCGCGTCAAATTTTTCCGCGACGGCAAGGATCGTCGATTCATCTCCAAACGGCAACGCGACCGCCGCCCGACCCGATGAGATGAAGTACCCGGGCGGATTACGGACGATCACCACATCCTTCGGGCT contains:
- a CDS encoding response regulator transcription factor, which produces MNEITLIVADDHPLFRQGVVDALSLERDFRILSQASDGNDALDQIRSLKPNVAILDVNMPGLNGQQVTHHVSSDRIPTRVVLLTGYDDVEQAIHAMIAGAAGYCAKDIEPDVLARTIRAVSEGRYAVGGNVFNRRELDHWIDEQMEGTRRSYSEPGAPFHPLSDREMEVLSCVVRGMSNKEIAGMLGISHQTVKNHVTSILRKFGVEDRTQAVVYALKRGWVKLQFDQEKTQE
- a CDS encoding Flp family type IVb pilin; the encoded protein is MLFAPKEKGQGLVEYAIIIALVAIVVIAVMTLLGPKIGNTFSSINNSLP